The proteins below are encoded in one region of Sedimentibacter sp. zth1:
- the fliI gene encoding flagellar protein export ATPase FliI: MGKVKQISGLKIEATGTKYKIGEICKIVTDNNKSIDAEVVGFNDSKVLLMPYQDIKGVGLGNVVVSTGKKLSIPVGDFLKGRIINSKGEPIDGKGEFKNVTSVSYVDNEYINPLERPRINSTLSFGVKAIDGILSIGKGQRMGIFAGSGVGKSTLLGMVAKNVKADINVIALVGERGREVREFIEKDLGEEGLKRSVLVVATSDQPAMLRIKCALVATTIAEYFKDQGKDVLLMMDSLTRFAMAQREIGLATGEPPVARGYTPSIYAELPKLLERSGNFGNGSITGIYTVLVEGDDTNEPISDTVRGIVDGHIVLTRALANRNHFPAIDINASISRLMNDIVGDKHNALAKKLRDILSLYYANYDLISIGAYKSGTNATLDDAIQKINNVNSFLQQGINESFTFEETLNLLEEVVQDK, encoded by the coding sequence ATGGGAAAAGTTAAGCAAATTTCTGGACTTAAAATTGAAGCAACAGGTACAAAGTACAAAATCGGAGAGATATGTAAGATAGTTACAGATAATAATAAATCAATTGATGCCGAGGTTGTTGGCTTTAATGACAGTAAAGTACTATTAATGCCATACCAAGATATAAAGGGTGTTGGACTAGGAAATGTTGTTGTATCAACTGGAAAAAAGTTATCAATACCTGTGGGAGACTTTTTAAAAGGCAGAATAATTAACTCTAAGGGAGAACCAATTGATGGTAAAGGTGAGTTTAAAAATGTAACTTCTGTATCATATGTTGACAATGAGTATATTAATCCATTGGAAAGACCAAGAATTAATTCCACACTAAGCTTTGGAGTCAAGGCGATTGACGGTATACTTAGTATCGGCAAAGGTCAAAGAATGGGTATCTTTGCTGGCAGTGGAGTAGGTAAAAGTACATTGTTAGGTATGGTAGCTAAAAATGTTAAAGCTGATATTAATGTTATTGCTTTAGTTGGTGAAAGAGGAAGAGAAGTTAGAGAATTTATTGAGAAAGACTTAGGAGAAGAGGGCTTGAAACGTTCTGTTTTAGTGGTTGCAACTTCAGATCAACCTGCTATGCTTAGGATAAAATGTGCTTTGGTTGCTACAACAATTGCAGAATATTTTAAGGACCAGGGTAAAGATGTGTTGTTGATGATGGATTCTTTAACTAGATTTGCAATGGCTCAAAGAGAGATAGGACTTGCAACAGGAGAGCCACCAGTTGCGAGAGGATATACCCCATCGATATATGCTGAATTACCTAAGCTTTTAGAAAGAAGCGGTAACTTCGGAAACGGTTCTATAACCGGTATTTATACTGTATTGGTAGAGGGTGATGATACTAATGAACCTATATCCGATACAGTTAGAGGTATAGTTGATGGACATATTGTTTTAACTCGTGCATTAGCAAATAGAAACCATTTTCCGGCAATAGATATAAATGCAAGTATTTCTCGTTTGATGAATGATATTGTTGGTGATAAACATAATGCGTTAGCAAAAAAGTTAAGAGATATTTTATCTTTATACTATGCAAATTATGACTTAATTTCAATTGGTGCATATAAAAGTGGAACAAATGCAACTCTTGATGATGCAATACAAAAAATAAATAATGTAAATAGTTTCTTACAGCAAGGAATAAATGAAAGTTTCACTTTTGAAGAGACACTAAACTTGTTAGAAGAAGTTGTACAAGATAAATAG